One segment of Niveibacterium microcysteis DNA contains the following:
- a CDS encoding SemiSWEET transporter yields the protein MNPIFVDLLGYLAATLTTVAFVPQAWLTWKTRSAHGVSLGMYSVFICGITAWLLYGFLISAWPVVIANAITLLLAAFILSMKLRFG from the coding sequence ATGAACCCTATATTCGTCGACCTGCTCGGGTATCTCGCCGCGACGCTCACCACCGTCGCGTTTGTGCCGCAGGCCTGGTTGACCTGGAAAACCCGCTCCGCACACGGCGTCTCGCTTGGCATGTACAGCGTGTTCATCTGCGGCATCACAGCGTGGCTGCTCTATGGTTTTCTGATCAGCGCCTGGCCGGTCGTCATCGCCAACGCGATCACGCTGCTGCTGGCGGCCTTCATCCTTTCGATGAAGCTTCGATTCGGTTAA
- a CDS encoding amino acid ABC transporter substrate-binding protein: MQKLIPGAALGVALCAVSTALYAQSTNIDTLEKIRQTRTITIGNREAARPFSFLNEQKQPVGYSIDLCLKAVDQIKKDLKLPDLKVQYVTVSGAERIPKLLDGSIDLECGSTTNTKARQEKVEFSYTIFVAGMKLLTRTNSGVASHTSLAGKPVALSKGTTSEKLFTQLRDSEISTMKLMQFPNNVDAIKALESGTVAAFPQDDVLLSGLLSTRPDASRYTLVGDYLSVEPYAIMMRKGDERLQAEVDKALKQIYASGEINGIYERWFNTDTLKLPMSRLLRDSIMRPSKEPGIARVLGYSL; this comes from the coding sequence ATGCAAAAGCTGATTCCGGGCGCGGCATTGGGCGTGGCGCTATGCGCCGTTTCCACCGCGTTGTATGCCCAGTCGACCAATATCGACACCCTCGAAAAGATCCGCCAGACACGCACGATCACGATCGGTAACCGCGAAGCGGCAAGACCCTTCTCGTTCCTCAACGAGCAGAAACAACCGGTCGGATACTCGATCGACCTCTGCCTCAAGGCGGTCGACCAAATCAAGAAAGACCTCAAACTACCCGACCTGAAGGTGCAGTACGTCACCGTCAGTGGCGCAGAGCGCATCCCGAAGCTGCTCGATGGATCGATCGACCTGGAATGCGGCTCTACCACCAACACCAAAGCCCGCCAGGAAAAGGTCGAGTTCAGCTACACGATTTTTGTGGCCGGCATGAAGCTGCTGACCCGCACGAATTCAGGCGTAGCAAGCCACACCTCGCTGGCCGGCAAGCCGGTGGCGCTGTCGAAGGGCACCACGTCGGAGAAGCTATTTACACAGTTGCGCGACTCGGAAATCAGCACGATGAAGCTGATGCAGTTCCCGAATAACGTTGACGCGATAAAGGCTCTCGAATCCGGCACGGTTGCGGCCTTCCCGCAGGACGATGTGCTGCTGAGCGGCCTTCTCAGTACCCGCCCTGACGCTTCGCGCTATACGTTGGTGGGCGACTACCTGTCGGTGGAGCCGTACGCGATCATGATGCGCAAAGGTGACGAACGCCTGCAGGCCGAAGTCGACAAGGCACTCAAGCAAATCTACGCAAGCGGCGAGATCAACGGCATCTACGAGCGCTGGTTCAACACCGACACGCTGAAGCTGCCGATGTCGCGCCTGTTGCGCGATTCGATCATGCGGCCGAGCAAGGAACCGGGCATCGCGCGGGTACTTGGCTACTCGCTATAA
- a CDS encoding c-type cytochrome, producing the protein MKILPLALLALLTMPLAQAGDAVKGKEKSTVCAACHGADGNSASPDFPKLAGQHEDYIVRALTDYKAGKRKNPIMMGMAAPLSKEDVADLAAYFSAQKGLVIVKR; encoded by the coding sequence ATGAAGATTCTGCCGCTGGCGCTTCTTGCGCTTCTGACAATGCCGCTCGCCCAAGCGGGTGACGCAGTGAAGGGCAAGGAGAAGTCCACCGTCTGTGCGGCTTGCCACGGTGCCGACGGAAACTCCGCCTCGCCGGATTTTCCGAAGCTGGCTGGGCAGCATGAGGACTACATCGTGCGCGCGCTGACCGACTACAAGGCCGGCAAACGCAAGAACCCGATCATGATGGGCATGGCGGCGCCGCTCTCGAAAGAGGATGTCGCCGATCTGGCAGCCTATTTCTCGGCCCAGAAGGGGCTTGTGATCGTGAAGCGCTGA
- a CDS encoding c-type cytochrome, whose amino-acid sequence MKRMKGLLVIALLFASGAALAVQGNPEAGRKKVAMCLGCHGIPDYKTTFPSVYHVPKLGGQHPEYILRALQEYKNGERSHPTMTGQVAPLSEQDMADIAAHFGAQK is encoded by the coding sequence ATGAAAAGAATGAAGGGGCTGTTGGTCATTGCGTTGCTGTTCGCCAGCGGCGCAGCCCTCGCGGTACAGGGCAATCCCGAAGCCGGTCGCAAGAAGGTTGCGATGTGCCTTGGTTGCCACGGTATTCCGGACTACAAAACCACTTTTCCGAGCGTCTATCACGTCCCCAAGCTGGGTGGGCAGCATCCGGAATACATCCTACGTGCACTGCAGGAGTACAAGAACGGCGAGCGTAGCCATCCGACGATGACAGGGCAGGTCGCGCCCTTGTCGGAGCAGGACATGGCCGACATTGCAGCCCATTTCGGAGCACAGAAATGA
- a CDS encoding vWA domain-containing protein — MLTDFFLHLKASQIPVSTKEFLTLLEALQAGVIGPSINDFYILARATLVKDESHYDKFDRAFGSFFKGITELPGLEADIPEDWLRRAVQRMLTPEEKARLEKLGWDKLMEEFKQRLQEQKEHHAGGNKWIGTGGSSPFGAHGYHPEGIRVGPESAGNRTAVKVWDQRQYRNLDDSVELGTRNIKVALRRLRRFAREGAQDELDLDGTIAATARNAGWLDLKMRPERHNAVKVLMFFDVGGSMDDHIKVCEELFSAVRGEFKHLEYFYFHNCVYESVWRDNQRRFATKRPLQDVLHTYGPDYKLIFVGDATMSPYEIMVPGGSVEHFNEEPGAEWLRRLLDAYPSACWINPQPEQTWPYRQSITLIRQIMGERMFPLTIEGLERAMRQLSRKT, encoded by the coding sequence ATGCTGACCGATTTCTTCCTTCACTTGAAGGCGAGCCAGATCCCGGTCTCCACCAAGGAGTTCCTGACGCTGCTCGAAGCACTGCAGGCGGGCGTGATCGGGCCGAGCATCAATGACTTCTACATCCTCGCCCGCGCGACGCTGGTCAAGGACGAGAGTCACTACGACAAGTTCGACCGCGCGTTCGGCAGCTTCTTTAAAGGCATTACGGAACTCCCGGGCCTCGAAGCCGACATCCCCGAAGACTGGCTGCGGCGAGCGGTGCAACGCATGCTCACCCCTGAGGAGAAGGCGCGCCTCGAGAAGCTTGGCTGGGACAAGCTGATGGAGGAATTCAAGCAGCGCCTGCAGGAGCAGAAAGAGCACCACGCCGGTGGCAACAAGTGGATAGGCACCGGCGGCAGCTCGCCCTTCGGGGCGCACGGCTATCACCCTGAAGGGATTCGCGTTGGCCCGGAATCCGCTGGCAACCGCACGGCAGTCAAGGTGTGGGATCAGCGGCAGTACCGGAACCTCGACGATTCGGTTGAACTCGGCACGCGCAACATCAAGGTGGCGCTACGCCGCCTGCGCCGCTTTGCGCGCGAGGGCGCACAAGACGAACTGGATCTCGACGGCACGATCGCCGCCACGGCGCGCAACGCCGGCTGGCTTGATCTGAAAATGCGGCCCGAGCGCCACAACGCGGTCAAGGTGCTGATGTTCTTCGACGTCGGCGGCTCCATGGACGACCACATCAAGGTCTGCGAAGAACTCTTCTCGGCGGTACGCGGCGAGTTCAAGCACCTTGAGTACTTCTACTTCCACAACTGCGTCTACGAATCGGTATGGCGAGACAACCAGCGCCGTTTCGCGACCAAGCGCCCATTGCAGGATGTTCTGCACACCTACGGGCCGGACTACAAACTGATCTTCGTTGGCGACGCGACGATGAGCCCTTACGAGATCATGGTGCCCGGTGGCTCCGTCGAACATTTCAACGAAGAGCCTGGCGCAGAATGGCTGCGGCGCCTGCTCGACGCTTATCCGAGCGCCTGCTGGATCAACCCACAACCCGAGCAAACCTGGCCCTATCGCCAGTCGATCACGCTGATCCGGCAGATCATGGGCGAGCGCATGTTCCCATTGACCATCGAGGGCCTTGAGCGCGCCATGCGCCAGCTCTCACGCAAAACTTGA
- a CDS encoding AAA family ATPase encodes MMSLRFQGSDQYVATADLMLAVNAAIQLQRPLLIKGEPGTGKTMLAEEVAGALGLPLYQWHIKSTTKAQQGLYEYDAVSRLRDSQLGDDRVKDIGNYIVQGVLWKAFTHDAPSVVLIDEIDKADIEFPNDLLRELDRMEFHVYETQQTIRARHRPILFITSNNEKELPDAFLRRCFFHYIKFPDKETMEKIIGVHFPDIHEKLLRAALEVFFELREVPGLKKKPTTSELLDWLRLLASEEIPAESLRAAGNKPVVPPLAGALLKNEQDIALFERLVAMAKHNR; translated from the coding sequence ATCATGAGCCTTCGATTCCAGGGATCCGATCAGTACGTCGCCACTGCAGACCTGATGCTGGCAGTCAACGCCGCGATTCAGCTTCAGCGCCCGCTGCTGATCAAAGGTGAGCCGGGCACCGGCAAGACGATGCTCGCTGAAGAAGTCGCCGGCGCGCTGGGCCTGCCGCTGTATCAATGGCACATCAAATCCACCACCAAGGCCCAGCAGGGTTTGTACGAGTACGACGCGGTATCACGCCTGCGCGACTCGCAACTCGGCGACGACCGCGTCAAGGACATTGGCAACTACATCGTCCAGGGCGTGCTGTGGAAAGCCTTTACGCATGACGCGCCGTCGGTGGTGCTGATCGACGAGATCGACAAGGCCGACATCGAATTCCCGAACGATCTGCTGCGCGAACTCGACCGCATGGAGTTCCATGTTTACGAGACCCAGCAGACGATACGCGCGCGCCACCGGCCCATCCTGTTCATCACCTCCAATAACGAAAAGGAACTGCCGGACGCGTTCTTGCGCCGCTGCTTCTTCCACTACATCAAGTTTCCGGACAAGGAAACGATGGAAAAGATCATCGGTGTGCACTTCCCCGATATCCACGAAAAGCTGCTGCGCGCCGCCCTCGAAGTATTCTTCGAGTTGCGCGAGGTACCGGGGCTTAAGAAGAAACCGACCACGTCCGAGTTGCTCGACTGGCTGCGCCTCCTGGCCTCCGAGGAGATCCCGGCCGAGAGCCTGCGTGCTGCGGGCAACAAGCCGGTGGTGCCACCGCTCGCTGGTGCACTACTGAAGAACGAGCAGGACATCGCGCTGTTCGAGCGCCTCGTCGCGATGGCCAAGCACAACCGCTGA
- a CDS encoding mechanosensitive ion channel family protein produces the protein MRSLVRLPHSLVALLILLLMPILALAAEKPPQPEEANLVVANRHIATFRAEFGGATPRARAERAARRIELASEAVKPLKTNTVSYSLDGKSGIAIRAGDQILFALVPADLEADAGLTLEATAAKAAEEAQRVLDAYHEQADVKGIVRGVLLTLLATAIAIGLLWALLRAGRRVTESVQQRIERKLAATAGVGWARYTYGIVLRVAQVILIALALVLVDVWLTFVLKQFPITEPLGDHLIDYLFRYTGHFGDALLGALPGLVAVAIIIVIAQAVAGMVRSIFDAAQSGNLSLPGVHPETASATRRIVVGGVWAFAFALAYPYIPGSSTDVFKGVSVLLGFLFTLGSAGVMSQLMGGLVLTYARALRIGDYVKIGEIEGVVRELSTLSVKIVNIRNEEITIPNAVLLGSAIYNYSRRADSQGTMLSTKVTIGYDAPWRQVHALLIEAARRVPAIRKTPDPTVYQRALNDFYVEYELFCQIHEAQQRVPVLSALHASIQDCFNEYGVQIMSPHFFEQPAQPVLSPKSQWHAPPATPADSERPRS, from the coding sequence ATGCGTTCACTCGTTCGCCTGCCGCACAGCCTTGTCGCGCTACTGATCCTGCTGCTGATGCCGATCCTGGCATTGGCCGCCGAGAAACCGCCGCAGCCGGAAGAAGCCAATCTTGTCGTGGCCAATCGGCATATCGCCACCTTCCGGGCCGAGTTCGGTGGCGCCACGCCGCGCGCTCGCGCCGAGCGCGCCGCGCGCCGGATCGAGCTCGCCAGCGAAGCAGTAAAACCGCTCAAGACCAACACCGTCAGCTACAGCCTTGACGGCAAGTCCGGCATCGCAATCCGAGCCGGCGACCAGATCCTGTTCGCGCTGGTCCCCGCGGACCTCGAAGCCGACGCCGGACTCACCCTGGAGGCTACCGCCGCGAAGGCGGCCGAAGAGGCGCAGCGGGTTCTCGACGCGTATCACGAGCAAGCAGACGTGAAGGGCATCGTGCGTGGCGTGCTGCTCACGCTCCTCGCCACCGCAATCGCCATCGGCCTGCTCTGGGCCCTGCTGCGCGCCGGGCGGCGTGTCACCGAAAGCGTGCAACAACGCATCGAACGCAAACTCGCGGCGACCGCTGGCGTCGGTTGGGCCCGCTACACCTACGGGATTGTGTTGCGCGTAGCGCAGGTGATCCTCATCGCGCTGGCTCTGGTGCTGGTCGATGTCTGGCTGACCTTCGTACTGAAGCAGTTCCCGATCACAGAACCGCTCGGCGACCATCTGATCGACTACCTGTTCCGCTACACCGGGCATTTTGGCGATGCATTGCTGGGCGCCCTGCCCGGCCTGGTCGCGGTGGCGATCATCATCGTGATTGCCCAGGCGGTCGCAGGCATGGTTCGCAGCATCTTTGACGCGGCGCAGTCGGGCAACCTCAGCCTCCCCGGCGTGCATCCGGAAACCGCGTCGGCCACCCGGCGCATCGTGGTCGGCGGGGTCTGGGCGTTCGCCTTCGCCCTCGCCTATCCATATATCCCAGGTTCCAGCACTGATGTCTTCAAAGGCGTCAGTGTGCTGCTGGGCTTCCTGTTCACGCTGGGGTCAGCTGGTGTCATGAGCCAGCTGATGGGGGGGCTGGTGCTCACCTATGCACGCGCACTGCGGATCGGCGACTACGTGAAGATCGGAGAGATCGAGGGGGTCGTGCGCGAGTTGAGCACGCTGTCGGTCAAGATCGTGAATATCCGTAATGAGGAAATCACGATCCCGAACGCAGTTCTGCTCGGCAGTGCGATCTACAACTACTCCCGCCGCGCTGACTCGCAAGGCACGATGCTGTCGACCAAAGTAACCATCGGCTACGACGCCCCGTGGCGGCAAGTCCATGCGCTACTGATCGAAGCCGCACGGCGCGTACCAGCGATCCGCAAAACCCCGGACCCAACGGTCTATCAGCGCGCACTGAACGACTTCTACGTGGAGTACGAGCTGTTCTGCCAGATTCACGAGGCGCAACAACGCGTGCCGGTGCTCTCGGCGCTGCATGCCTCGATCCAGGACTGTTTCAATGAATACGGCGTGCAGATCATGTCGCCGCACTTCTTCGAACAGCCTGCACAGCCCGTCCTGTCGCCAAAGTCGCAATGGCACGCCCCACCAGCCACCCCGGCGGATTCCGAGCGGCCGCGCTCCTAG
- the htpG gene encoding molecular chaperone HtpG — translation MSEAQTAAAPKGETLNFQAEVKQLLHLMIHSLYSNREIFLRELISNASDACDKLRFEALDHPHLLEGAGELAIGVGFDKAARTLTISDNGIGMSREEVIAHLGTIAKSGTKEFFSRLTGDQKKDAHLIGQFGVGFYSAFIVADKVTVLTRRAGLPANEAVKWECSMTGDTAGAYTIEPIEREVRGTEIILHLREDQDDLLSGWRLRSIIRKYSDHIAQPIRMRKEEWDKDKGEQVQRDEEETVNQASALWARSKSDITDEQYKEFFKHVAHDHEEPLAWSHAKVEGRHEYTQLLYVPSHAPFDMWDRNVKHGLKLYVRRVFIMDDAEKLLPFYLRFVRGVVDSNDLPLNVSREILQESKDIDTIRAGCAKKVLSLLEDLAENDKDKYAKFWGEFGKVLKEGVGEDFANKERIAKLLRFATTHADTPEQTVSLTDYVARMKEGQDKIYYVTADTFTAAKNSPHLEIFRKKGVEVLLLAERVDEWLVSHLHEFEGKQVVSVARGDLDLGTLEDEEEKKAAEAEAGDFKDVLEKLKTALGDRVKEVRITHRLTDSPACVVADENDMGTNLARLLKAAGQDVPSSKPILEVNPKHQVLLKLKAGTDRFDDWASVLLDQALLAEGGTLEDPAGFVKRINQLMLG, via the coding sequence ATGAGTGAGGCACAGACCGCAGCGGCACCCAAGGGCGAGACCCTTAACTTCCAGGCAGAAGTGAAACAGCTGCTGCACCTGATGATTCATTCGCTGTATTCCAACCGCGAGATCTTCCTGCGCGAGCTGATTTCCAATGCGTCGGACGCCTGCGACAAGCTGCGCTTCGAGGCCTTGGATCACCCGCACCTGCTTGAGGGTGCCGGCGAGCTGGCGATTGGTGTGGGCTTCGACAAGGCGGCGCGGACGCTGACGATTTCCGACAACGGTATCGGCATGAGCCGCGAAGAGGTGATCGCCCACCTCGGCACGATCGCCAAGTCCGGCACCAAGGAGTTCTTCTCGCGCCTGACCGGCGACCAGAAGAAGGATGCGCACCTGATCGGCCAGTTCGGTGTCGGCTTCTACTCGGCCTTCATCGTGGCAGACAAAGTGACGGTGCTGACCCGCCGCGCCGGCCTGCCGGCCAATGAGGCGGTGAAGTGGGAATGCTCGATGACCGGCGATACCGCCGGCGCCTACACGATCGAGCCGATCGAGCGTGAAGTGCGCGGCACCGAAATCATCCTGCACCTGCGCGAGGACCAGGACGATCTGCTGTCCGGTTGGCGTCTGCGTTCGATCATCCGCAAGTACTCCGATCATATTGCGCAGCCGATCCGCATGCGCAAGGAAGAGTGGGACAAGGACAAGGGCGAACAGGTCCAGCGCGATGAGGAAGAGACGGTCAACCAGGCCTCGGCGCTGTGGGCCCGTTCGAAGTCCGATATCACCGACGAGCAGTACAAGGAGTTCTTCAAGCATGTCGCGCACGACCATGAAGAACCGCTGGCCTGGTCGCATGCCAAGGTGGAAGGCCGCCACGAGTACACCCAGCTGCTCTACGTTCCGAGCCATGCGCCGTTCGACATGTGGGATCGCAACGTCAAGCACGGCCTCAAGCTCTACGTGCGTCGCGTCTTCATCATGGACGACGCGGAGAAGCTGCTGCCGTTCTACCTGCGCTTCGTGCGCGGCGTGGTCGATTCGAACGACCTGCCGTTGAACGTGTCGCGCGAGATCCTTCAGGAAAGCAAGGATATCGACACCATCCGCGCCGGTTGCGCGAAGAAGGTGCTCTCGTTGCTCGAAGATCTGGCCGAGAACGACAAGGACAAGTACGCCAAGTTCTGGGGCGAGTTCGGCAAGGTGCTGAAGGAAGGCGTGGGCGAGGACTTCGCCAACAAGGAGCGCATCGCCAAACTGCTGCGTTTTGCGACGACCCATGCCGACACGCCGGAGCAGACGGTTTCACTGACCGACTACGTCGCGCGCATGAAGGAAGGCCAGGACAAGATCTACTACGTCACGGCCGATACGTTCACCGCCGCGAAGAACAGCCCGCACCTTGAGATCTTCCGCAAGAAGGGCGTCGAGGTGCTGCTGCTGGCCGAGCGCGTGGATGAATGGCTGGTGAGCCACCTGCACGAGTTCGAAGGCAAGCAAGTGGTGTCGGTCGCGCGCGGCGATCTTGACCTCGGCACGCTGGAAGACGAGGAAGAGAAGAAGGCCGCTGAGGCCGAGGCCGGCGACTTCAAGGATGTGCTCGAAAAGCTCAAGACGGCGCTGGGCGATCGGGTCAAGGAAGTGCGGATCACGCACCGACTCACCGATAGCCCTGCCTGCGTGGTAGCGGACGAGAACGACATGGGCACCAACCTGGCTCGCCTACTCAAGGCGGCTGGTCAGGATGTGCCGAGTTCCAAGCCGATTCTCGAAGTGAACCCGAAGCATCAGGTGCTGCTGAAGCTCAAGGCCGGCACCGATCGTTTCGACGATTGGGCGAGCGTATTGCTGGATCAGGCGCTGCTGGCAGAAGGCGGCACGCTTGAGGATCCGGCTGGCTTTGTCAAGCGTATCAACCAGCTGATGCTGGGCTGA
- a CDS encoding DUF1841 family protein, whose protein sequence is MFNPSRDQARRFFIDAWQKHRQRTGLAPLEQVAAELIEQHPEYHALLDDPESAEKDFSPEDGQINPFLHLSLHLAIHEQLSIDQPPGLRAAYDACLAVRGDRHAALHDVLECLGETIWQAQRSGTAPDAVAYVEAVWRRSRLA, encoded by the coding sequence GTGTTCAATCCATCACGAGACCAAGCGCGCCGTTTCTTCATCGACGCCTGGCAGAAGCATCGCCAGCGCACCGGGCTCGCGCCACTGGAACAGGTCGCCGCCGAACTGATCGAACAGCACCCGGAATACCACGCGCTGCTTGACGACCCAGAGAGCGCGGAAAAGGACTTCTCGCCCGAAGACGGGCAGATCAACCCGTTTCTGCACCTGTCGCTTCACCTGGCGATTCACGAGCAACTGTCGATCGATCAACCGCCAGGGCTGCGTGCCGCCTACGACGCCTGCCTCGCGGTGCGGGGCGACCGCCATGCAGCGTTGCACGACGTGCTCGAATGCCTCGGCGAAACGATCTGGCAAGCGCAGCGCAGTGGCACAGCGCCCGACGCCGTTGCTTACGTCGAGGCCGTCTGGCGACGCTCCCGTCTGGCCTAG
- the nth gene encoding endonuclease III — protein MPRAAVAEAFQRWQTANPTPTTELEYGNGFQLLVAVVLSAQSTDKGVNLATRRLFPVAPDAAAMATLGEAGIAEHIKTIGLYRNKAKNVAMLSRILLERHAGEVPADRGALEALPGVGRKTANVVLNTLFRQPTMAVDTHIFRVANRMGLAPGKDVLEVEKALLRRVPKDFLLDAHHWLILHGRYVCTARKPLCGQCIVRDLCEYRDKTD, from the coding sequence ATGCCGCGCGCCGCGGTCGCCGAGGCGTTTCAGCGCTGGCAAACGGCCAACCCGACGCCGACAACCGAACTCGAATACGGCAACGGCTTCCAGTTACTTGTGGCCGTCGTCCTCTCGGCGCAATCCACCGACAAGGGCGTCAACCTCGCCACGCGCCGCCTGTTCCCGGTTGCGCCCGATGCGGCCGCCATGGCAACGCTTGGCGAAGCGGGCATCGCGGAGCACATCAAGACGATCGGCCTCTACCGCAACAAGGCGAAGAACGTCGCGATGCTCTCGCGCATCCTGCTCGAGCGACATGCCGGCGAAGTGCCGGCTGACCGGGGTGCGCTTGAGGCGCTACCCGGCGTCGGCCGGAAAACCGCCAACGTGGTGCTCAACACCCTGTTCCGCCAGCCAACCATGGCGGTGGATACGCACATTTTCCGTGTCGCAAACCGGATGGGCCTGGCCCCCGGCAAAGATGTGCTGGAGGTCGAGAAAGCCCTGCTCCGGCGGGTACCCAAGGACTTTCTACTGGATGCGCATCACTGGCTGATTCTCCATGGCCGCTATGTGTGCACCGCGCGCAAACCCTTGTGCGGCCAGTGCATCGTTCGTGATCTATGTGAGTATCGGGACAAGACCGACTGA